A stretch of Flavobacterium sp. N2270 DNA encodes these proteins:
- a CDS encoding Lrp/AsnC family transcriptional regulator yields the protein MKLDAIDKKLLEMLQKDTKKTTKELSDKLNLSVTAVYERVKKLEREGVIKNYIALLDRSKVSKNFVVFCHVKLSQHNIDLIKHFEKQIMKLDEVLECFHVSGDYDYILKIFVEDMEAYREFMVTKLTTIKDIGSTHSTFMIGEVKNTTAFKLS from the coding sequence ATGAAATTAGATGCAATTGATAAGAAACTTTTGGAAATGCTTCAAAAGGATACTAAAAAAACCACAAAAGAACTTTCTGATAAGTTAAATCTTTCTGTTACAGCAGTATATGAAAGGGTGAAAAAATTAGAACGAGAAGGTGTTATTAAAAATTACATTGCTTTATTGGATAGGTCAAAGGTAAGTAAAAACTTTGTTGTTTTTTGTCATGTTAAGCTTTCGCAACACAATATTGACTTAATCAAGCATTTTGAAAAGCAAATAATGAAGTTAGATGAAGTTTTAGAATGTTTTCATGTTAGTGGTGATTATGACTATATTTTAAAAATCTTTGTAGAAGACATGGAAGCTTACAGAGAATTTATGGTGACTAAATTAACAACTATTAAAGACATAGGCAGTACACACAGTACTTTTATGATAGGTGAAGTGAAAAATACAACAGCATTTAAATTAAGTTAG
- a CDS encoding anthranilate synthase component I family protein, whose amino-acid sequence MRTSIIKHIHTTEKFKKQLLHWSNQFREVVFLDSNNYKQDYSNYDLIVAVDAFTSIKTDYINAFEDLKQYQSNAKDWLFGYLSYDLKNDIEDLKSQNSDSLEFPDLYFFQPKKLFLLKGNQLEIQYLNMVDDEVDEDFEEITSIEFSPFSTLQEIKIEQRISKENYISKVSKMLEHIHKGDIYEANFCMEFFANKTQINPLETYIKLNNISEPPFAVYFKNDKQYLLSASPERYLRKESAKVISQPIKGTAKRSLNAIEDEKLKEELGLNEKERSENIMIVDLVRNDLSQTATKGSVKVEELCGLYTFKQVHQMISTVVSEVDFTTAPIEILRSTFPMGSMTGAPKISAMKIIEKLEETKRGLYSGAVGYFTPEGDFDFNVVIRSILYNEKNQYLSFSVGSAITSLSNPEMEYDECLLKAKAMFEVLQSK is encoded by the coding sequence TTGAGAACATCTATAATTAAGCATATTCATACAACAGAAAAATTTAAAAAACAACTTCTCCATTGGTCTAACCAATTTAGAGAAGTTGTTTTTTTAGATTCAAATAATTACAAACAAGATTATTCTAACTATGATTTAATTGTTGCTGTAGATGCTTTTACATCTATTAAAACCGATTATATAAATGCTTTTGAAGATTTAAAGCAATATCAATCGAATGCAAAAGATTGGCTGTTTGGCTATTTATCATATGATTTAAAAAACGATATAGAAGATTTAAAATCTCAAAATTCTGATAGTTTAGAATTTCCAGATTTATATTTTTTTCAGCCCAAAAAACTATTTCTTTTAAAAGGAAACCAATTAGAAATTCAATACTTAAATATGGTTGATGATGAGGTTGATGAAGATTTTGAAGAGATTACTTCAATAGAATTTTCACCTTTTTCAACTTTGCAAGAAATCAAAATAGAACAACGTATTTCTAAAGAAAACTATATTTCTAAAGTTTCAAAAATGTTAGAACATATTCATAAAGGTGATATTTATGAAGCTAATTTTTGCATGGAATTTTTTGCAAACAAAACACAAATTAATCCATTAGAAACGTACATTAAATTAAATAATATTTCAGAACCACCATTTGCTGTTTATTTTAAAAATGATAAGCAGTATTTGCTATCGGCTTCGCCAGAACGTTATTTGCGCAAAGAAAGCGCAAAAGTGATTTCTCAACCTATAAAAGGAACTGCAAAAAGAAGTTTAAATGCAATTGAAGATGAAAAACTGAAAGAAGAACTTGGTTTGAATGAAAAAGAACGTTCAGAAAACATTATGATTGTAGATTTAGTTCGAAATGATTTATCACAAACAGCAACTAAAGGAAGTGTAAAAGTAGAAGAGCTTTGCGGTTTATATACTTTTAAGCAGGTTCATCAAATGATTTCTACAGTGGTTTCTGAAGTAGATTTTACAACAGCACCAATTGAAATTTTGCGAAGCACTTTTCCAATGGGAAGCATGACAGGAGCACCAAAGATTTCGGCAATGAAAATCATCGAAAAACTAGAAGAAACCAAAAGAGGTCTATATAGTGGAGCTGTAGGTTATTTTACACCAGAAGGTGATTTCGATTTCAATGTAGTAATTCGTAGTATTTTATATAATGAAAAGAATCAATATTTATCATTTTCTGTTGGAAGTGCTATTACATCATTATCAAACCCAGAAATGGAATATGATGAATGTTTGTTGAAAGCTAAAGCGATGTTTGAAGTGCTGCAATCTAAATAA
- the tilS gene encoding tRNA lysidine(34) synthetase TilS, protein MLQKLQNHININFPHLKGKKLLLATSGGIDSMVLLSLFHKLKLDITVAHCNFSLRDTESDADEAFVKATCEALEIPYYIQKFDTNQYALDHKLSIQLAARKLRYDWFSELLTDKKLDYVLTAHHLDDEIETFLINLTRGTGLEGLTGIPFQNDKIIRPLLQFSREQIETFAKENHIKWREDSSNASNKYLRNKLRHDVVPVLKELNPSFMHSFQNTLNHLKQANNLLAEVSNEVYQKIVNSNNDVIEIDLPKLLEYENYKGYLFQWLKKYDFTSWEDIYNLVNAQSGKQVFSETHIILKDRNKLILFSKKEKSENQEYFLNKNQKTLKVPLNIKVSKVDNTSNTSNNTIFVDEDKIQFPLVIRKWHEGDFFYPSRMKGKKKLSKYFKDEKYSLIDKEKQWLLTSNNDIVWIIGKRDDERFLANDKTINILKIEI, encoded by the coding sequence ATGCTACAAAAATTACAAAATCATATTAATATCAATTTTCCCCATTTAAAAGGAAAGAAATTACTGTTGGCAACAAGCGGAGGAATTGATAGTATGGTTTTATTGTCTTTATTTCATAAATTAAAATTGGATATTACTGTTGCACATTGCAACTTTAGTTTGCGTGATACCGAAAGTGATGCCGATGAAGCATTCGTAAAAGCAACTTGTGAAGCATTAGAAATTCCTTACTATATTCAAAAATTTGATACAAATCAATACGCATTAGATCATAAACTTTCCATTCAATTAGCGGCTCGAAAATTACGTTATGATTGGTTTTCTGAACTTTTAACCGATAAAAAATTAGATTATGTTTTAACGGCTCATCATTTGGATGACGAAATTGAGACGTTTTTAATTAATCTAACTCGTGGAACTGGTTTAGAAGGTTTAACCGGAATTCCATTTCAAAATGATAAAATAATTCGTCCTTTGTTACAATTTTCTAGAGAACAAATTGAAACTTTTGCGAAAGAAAACCATATCAAATGGAGAGAAGATTCAAGTAATGCTTCTAACAAATATTTGCGAAATAAATTACGACACGATGTTGTTCCTGTTTTGAAAGAGTTGAATCCAAGTTTCATGCATTCATTTCAAAACACTTTAAATCATTTAAAACAAGCTAATAATTTACTTGCTGAAGTTTCAAATGAAGTCTATCAAAAAATAGTCAATTCAAACAATGATGTTATTGAAATTGATTTACCTAAGTTATTAGAATATGAAAATTACAAAGGATATTTGTTTCAATGGTTAAAAAAATATGATTTTACTTCTTGGGAAGATATTTATAATCTAGTAAATGCTCAATCGGGTAAACAAGTTTTTTCAGAAACACACATTATTTTAAAAGATAGAAATAAATTGATTCTTTTTTCAAAAAAAGAGAAGAGCGAAAATCAAGAATATTTCCTTAATAAAAACCAAAAAACTCTTAAAGTTCCCTTAAATATTAAGGTAAGTAAGGTAGATAACACTTCTAATACATCTAACAATACTATATTTGTAGATGAAGATAAGATTCAGTTTCCTTTAGTTATTAGAAAATGGCATGAAGGTGATTTCTTTTATCCTTCTCGAATGAAAGGAAAGAAGAAGTTGAGTAAGTATTTTAAAGACGAAAAATATTCGTTAATAGATAAAGAAAAACAATGGTTGCTTACTTCAAATAATGATATAGTTTGGATAATTGGTAAACGTGACGACGAACGATTTTTAGCAAACGATAAAACGATTAATATTTTAAAGATAGAAATATAA
- the lpdA gene encoding dihydrolipoyl dehydrogenase has translation MSQFDVTIIGSGPGGYVSAIRCAQLGLKTAIIEKYSTLGGTCLNVGCIPSKAMLASSHHYDEMKHFADHGIEVSGDVKVNLQKMIDRKQTVVDQTSGGVKYLMDKNKITVFEGVGSFESTTSVKVTKKDGSSEIIESKNIIIATGSKPSNLPFITLDKERVITSTEALKLPEIPKHLVIIGGGVIGIELGQVYLRLGAQVSVVEYMDRIIPGMDSSLSKELTKVLKKQGMKFYVSHKVQSVERKGNTVTVQAEDKKGELVTLEGDYALVSVGRRPYTAGLNADKAGVKITDRGMVEVNDHLQTNIPNIYAIGDVVRGAMLAHKAEEEGAMVAEIIAGQKPHIDYNLIPGVVYTWPEVAAVGQTEEQLKESGVAYKAGSFPFKALGRARAGGDIDGFVKILADAKTDEVLGVHMIGARCADLIAEAVVAMEFRASAEDISRMSHAHPTFAEAIKEAALAATDNRALHV, from the coding sequence ATGAGTCAATTTGATGTTACTATTATAGGTTCTGGTCCTGGTGGATATGTTTCAGCTATTCGTTGTGCACAATTAGGATTAAAAACTGCCATTATTGAAAAATATTCCACTTTAGGTGGAACATGTCTAAATGTTGGATGTATTCCTTCAAAAGCTATGTTAGCTTCTTCTCATCATTATGATGAAATGAAACATTTTGCAGATCACGGAATTGAAGTTTCTGGTGATGTAAAAGTGAATCTTCAAAAAATGATTGATAGAAAACAAACTGTTGTTGATCAAACTTCTGGTGGTGTTAAATATTTAATGGATAAAAATAAAATTACTGTTTTTGAAGGTGTTGGTTCATTTGAAAGCACTACTTCTGTTAAAGTAACAAAAAAGGATGGTTCATCTGAAATTATTGAATCTAAAAACATCATTATAGCTACAGGTTCAAAACCTTCTAATTTACCTTTTATAACTTTAGATAAAGAAAGAGTAATTACCTCTACTGAAGCATTAAAATTACCAGAAATCCCTAAGCATTTAGTAATTATTGGTGGCGGAGTTATTGGTATTGAACTTGGACAAGTTTATTTACGTTTAGGAGCACAAGTTTCTGTAGTAGAATATATGGATAGAATTATTCCAGGAATGGATAGTTCATTATCTAAAGAATTAACAAAAGTATTGAAGAAACAAGGAATGAAATTCTATGTTTCTCATAAAGTACAATCTGTAGAAAGAAAAGGAAACACAGTAACTGTTCAGGCAGAAGATAAAAAAGGTGAGTTAGTTACTTTAGAAGGTGATTATGCTTTAGTTTCTGTTGGTCGTCGTCCTTATACTGCAGGATTAAATGCTGATAAAGCTGGAGTTAAAATTACTGATAGAGGAATGGTTGAAGTTAACGATCATTTACAAACAAATATTCCAAATATTTATGCAATTGGAGATGTTGTTCGTGGAGCGATGTTAGCACACAAAGCGGAGGAAGAAGGAGCAATGGTTGCTGAAATTATAGCTGGACAAAAACCTCATATCGATTATAATTTAATTCCAGGTGTTGTGTATACTTGGCCAGAAGTTGCTGCAGTAGGGCAAACAGAAGAGCAATTAAAAGAATCGGGTGTTGCATATAAAGCAGGAAGTTTCCCTTTCAAAGCTTTAGGTAGAGCAAGAGCAGGTGGAGATATTGATGGTTTTGTAAAAATATTAGCAGATGCTAAGACTGATGAAGTTTTAGGAGTGCATATGATTGGTGCTCGTTGTGCCGATTTAATTGCAGAAGCTGTCGTAGCAATGGAATTTAGAGCTAGCGCTGAAGATATTTCAAGAATGTCACACGCACACCCTACGTTTGCAGAAGCAATTAAAGAAGCGGCTTTAGCAGCAACCGATAATAGAGCTTTACACGTATAA